Below is a window of Artemia franciscana unplaced genomic scaffold, ASM3288406v1 Scaffold_3021, whole genome shotgun sequence DNA.
AATGGAGATAACTTATGATTAATGTACTTACCTGACCATAAGCATACCCAGAATTTTGTttcgtatttttgaaaatataaacgttaaaaacacaagaaattttttaatatgaatTTTCGTTATGTTTTTAGGAGTCagttaagaaataaataattaggTAAAAGTCACTGAAACTCGTTTTATCATAACGGTCTAAagttaaaaatgttaaaattatgaCTTGTatggtaaattaaaaaatagttacaaaaaattacaagtcTGTGATTTTGAGCGAATTTTATATTGTTATAGTTCTCCTTGTTGCAGTGTTGTCTGATGAGGATATGAGCAAACAAGGACGTGGATTACCCAGCATGCCCGGTCTTGCAATATTAggtctaaaaaaaggaatgaatTTGAACTGTCATAGTGAGATACCAAGTCACATTCGTGTATTTGCAGAAAATGATGTAGCCAAACAAGAGGTTTCTCATACTGGAGAAAGACTTTTCGAATGTGATATCTGTAAGAAACGTCTTGCTACAAATAGAAGTTTATCTGATCACAcaagaactcatactggagaaaaaccttttgtGTGTAATATATGTGACAAAACATTCCGCCAAAAAGCAACCCtatttattcatcaaagaatACATACTGGAAAAACGCCTTTCGAATGTGATGTATGCAAGAAACGTTTTACTACAAGTGTCAATTTGTCTCgtcatcaaagaactcatacagggggaaaaccttttgaatgtaaTATATGTGTCAAAACATTCCGCCAAAAAGCAACCCTTATTATTCATCAAAGAACACATACTGGAAAAACACCTTACGAATGTGATATATGTAAGAAACGTTTTACTACAAGGGTCAATTTGTCTCGTCATCAAAGGACACATTCTGgtgaaaaactttttgaatgTGATATCTGTAAGAAACGATTTGCTTCAAGTTTCAATTTGTCTAATCACAGAAGAACTcacactggagaaaaaccttttgaatgtaaTATATGTGACAAAACATTCCGCCAAAAAGCGACCCTATTTAGTCATCAAACAACACATACTGGAAAAACACCTTTCGAATGTGATACTTGTAAGAAACGTTTTACTACACGTGCCAATTTATCTCGTCATGAAAGAACTCATAcaggagaaaaacctttcgaatGTGACATATGTAAAAGATGTTTTACTTCTAGTTCCGTTTTATCTAATCATCAGAGAAGTCATACGGGAGAAAGACCGTTCGAATGTGATATATGTAAGAA
It encodes the following:
- the LOC136043109 gene encoding zinc finger protein ZFP2-like, which translates into the protein MSKQGRGLPSMPGLAILGLKKGMNLNCHSEIPSHIRVFAENDVAKQEVSHTGERLFECDICKKRLATNRSLSDHTRTHTGEKPFVCNICDKTFRQKATLFIHQRIHTGKTPFECDVCKKRFTTSVNLSRHQRTHTGGKPFECNICVKTFRQKATLIIHQRTHTGKTPYECDICKKRFTTRVNLSRHQRTHSGEKLFECDICKKRFASSFNLSNHRRTHTGEKPFECNICDKTFRQKATLFSHQTTHTGKTPFECDTCKKRFTTRANLSRHERTHTGEKPFECDICKRCFTSSSVLSNHQRSHTGERPFECDICKKRVATSRSLSDHKRTHTGEKPFECNICDKTFRQKANLLIHQRYHTGEKPFECSICKRCFTTSSSFSYHQKTHT